AGCGTCGGTTCGCGGGCGTGGCGAAACAGGTAGACGCAACGGACTTAAAATCCGTCGGGCGCAAGCCCTTGCCGGTTCGAGCCCGGCCGCCCGCACCACGATTTCAGGTCTCGCCCGGCGCCTTGGGGATCGGCTCGTAGCCGACAGGGTCCTGGGAGACGCGCGCGAAGCTGCGGCCTTCCTGCAGACGACGCGTGTTGGGATCGGGTCCGGGACCCTCGGCGCCGGGACCGATGCCGCCGTCGGTCAGCTGGTCCTGCTCTGGGCTGTCGCCGGGCTGATGGCCCCGGGCGACGCCGGGCGGCAGATGGCGGTCGGGCTCGGCGTCCGGCGCGCTCAGTTCGGAACCCGTCTTGTCCCAATCTTCCTTGTCGTTCATGGCGGTCTCCTTTCGCCGGGAAAGAGAGGCGAGCGCGACCGAAGCCGCGCCCGCCATCACGATCAATCCAGCGCGTGCTTGACGGTGTCCATCAGGCCGCCGCCGTCCTTGGCCTTGCGCGGCTTGACCGAACCGGGGGTGGTCGAGCCTTCGGCCATCTGCTGGGTCTGGGCGCCGGCGTCCGGGCGCGGCGGGGCGAGCTTGGGCTCCTGGCCCAGCGGCTCCATCGCGCGCGAGGTGAACTCGCCTTGGCCGTCCATCGACGGGCCCTGTGTCCAGCGGCCTTGCGGCGGGGGCGAACCGTCCTTGTTGAAGCCCAGGAACACGCGGCTGAACTCCTGGTTCTCCTGTTCCTGCGGGAAGCTGTTGGGGATCGGCAGGTTGGCCGCCAGCCCGCCCATGTCCTCGATCGCCGCCAGCCACTGCTGCTGGTGCATGGTATCGCGCGCAATCAGATAGGACAGCATGTCCTTCATGCCCGGATCGTCGGTCATGTTGTACAGGCGCGTGGCCAGCACCCGGCCTGTCGACTCGGCCGTGACGTTGGCGATCATGTCGGCGGCCAGGTTGCCGCTGGCGTAGACGTGGCTGGTGTCGAACGGCACGCCGTTGGCGTCCGAGGGCAGGGCGGCGAGGCCGGCCGACAGCACATGGCGCATGTCCATGCCGTTCAGCACCGATCCGCCGGCGGTGTCATTGGAGATGTCCTCCTGGATCGACAGCGGCGCGCCTTCCAGGTTCAGGGCGACGGCGGTGGCCAGC
The genomic region above belongs to Brevundimonas sp. PAMC22021 and contains:
- a CDS encoding manganese catalase family protein, translating into MYYTDKLLQYPVRVEKPDPVFARALQQAIGGVEGEIRVCLQYFFQAWGARGPAKYRDMLLTTATEEISHIEMLATAVALNLEGAPLSIQEDISNDTAGGSVLNGMDMRHVLSAGLAALPSDANGVPFDTSHVYASGNLAADMIANVTAESTGRVLATRLYNMTDDPGMKDMLSYLIARDTMHQQQWLAAIEDMGGLAANLPIPNSFPQEQENQEFSRVFLGFNKDGSPPPQGRWTQGPSMDGQGEFTSRAMEPLGQEPKLAPPRPDAGAQTQQMAEGSTTPGSVKPRKAKDGGGLMDTVKHALD